The Streptomyces sp. DH-12 genome has a window encoding:
- a CDS encoding YceD family protein yields MALNARLDHRNPLVFDTHELGRRPGALQRLTRTVDAPKDLGIKGVVGVPEGAPVELELRLESVMEGVLVTGTARAKAEGECVRCLEPLELELEADFQEMFSYPDADDRGRVTAEPGDDAEDDEDRLFLEDGLFDLEPVLRDAVVLALPMQPVCQEDCPGLCSECGARLADDPDHHHDAVDIRWAALQGLAGTMKDGEKDEMSGAEAGVDEKQEK; encoded by the coding sequence ATGGCTCTGAACGCCCGCCTCGACCACCGCAACCCCCTCGTGTTCGACACGCACGAGCTGGGGCGGCGGCCTGGTGCGCTGCAGCGCCTGACCCGTACGGTCGACGCCCCCAAGGACCTCGGTATCAAGGGAGTCGTCGGAGTGCCGGAAGGCGCCCCGGTGGAGCTCGAACTCCGGCTCGAGTCGGTCATGGAAGGTGTGCTCGTCACAGGCACCGCCCGTGCCAAGGCCGAGGGGGAGTGCGTAAGGTGTCTGGAGCCGCTCGAGCTGGAGCTCGAAGCGGACTTCCAGGAGATGTTCTCGTACCCTGACGCCGACGACCGGGGCCGCGTGACGGCGGAACCGGGCGACGACGCCGAGGACGACGAGGACAGGCTCTTCCTCGAGGACGGCCTGTTCGACCTCGAGCCGGTGCTGCGCGACGCGGTGGTGCTCGCACTGCCGATGCAGCCGGTGTGCCAGGAAGACTGCCCGGGTCTGTGCTCCGAGTGCGGAGCGCGGCTGGCGGACGACCCGGACCACCATCACGACGCCGTCGACATCCGTTGGGCGGCATTGCAGGGACTCGCCGGCACCATGAAGGACGGCGAGAAGGACGAGATGAGCGGCGCCGAAGCCGGCGTCGACGAGAAGCAGGAGAAGTAG
- the coaD gene encoding pantetheine-phosphate adenylyltransferase, with protein MRRAVCPGSFDPITNGHLDIIARASRLYDEVYVAVMINQSKKGLFEIEERIDLIRRVTAEYGNVRVEAFHGLLVDFCKQRDIPAIVKGLRAVSDFDYELQMAQMNNGLSGVETLFVPTNPTYSFLSSSLVKEVAAWGGDVSHLVPAEVLTALTERLRKD; from the coding sequence GTGCGCCGCGCCGTATGTCCCGGGTCGTTCGACCCGATCACCAACGGACACCTCGACATCATCGCCCGGGCCTCCCGGCTGTACGACGAGGTCTACGTCGCGGTGATGATCAACCAGTCCAAGAAGGGCCTGTTCGAGATCGAGGAGCGGATCGACCTGATCCGCCGCGTCACCGCCGAGTACGGCAACGTCCGGGTCGAGGCCTTCCACGGCCTCCTCGTCGACTTCTGCAAGCAGCGCGACATCCCCGCCATCGTCAAGGGCCTGCGCGCGGTCAGCGACTTCGACTACGAGCTCCAGATGGCCCAGATGAACAACGGCCTCTCGGGCGTGGAGACCCTCTTCGTCCCCACCAACCCCACCTACAGCTTCCTGTCCTCCTCGCTCGTCAAGGAGGTCGCGGCCTGGGGCGGGGACGTCTCCCACCTGGTGCCCGCCGAGGTCCTGACGGCGCTCACCGAACGCCTGCGCAAGGACTGA
- a CDS encoding acylphosphatase → MSEDVRLVAWVRGHVQGVGFRWFTRAKALEVGGLRGFALNLGDGRVQVVAEGARDRCERLLEWLQTGDTPGRVDGVTEIWDTPRGGYDGFAIR, encoded by the coding sequence ATGAGTGAGGATGTGCGACTGGTCGCCTGGGTCCGCGGACACGTCCAGGGCGTGGGCTTCCGCTGGTTCACCCGGGCCAAGGCCCTGGAGGTCGGCGGGCTGCGGGGCTTCGCCCTGAATCTCGGCGACGGCAGGGTGCAGGTGGTCGCCGAGGGGGCCCGCGACCGCTGCGAGCGGCTGCTGGAGTGGCTCCAGACCGGCGACACGCCCGGGCGCGTGGACGGAGTGACCGAGATCTGGGACACACCCCGCGGCGGCTACGACGGCTTCGCGATCCGCTGA
- the rpmF gene encoding 50S ribosomal protein L32 codes for MAVPKRKMSRSNTRHRRSQWKAAVPTLVACERCHEPRQQHIACPSCGTYNKRQVLEV; via the coding sequence GTGGCTGTTCCGAAGCGGAAGATGTCGCGCAGCAACACGCGCCACCGCCGGTCGCAGTGGAAGGCTGCGGTCCCCACCCTGGTTGCGTGCGAGCGCTGCCACGAGCCCAGGCAGCAGCACATCGCGTGCCCGTCTTGCGGCACCTACAACAAGCGCCAGGTCCTCGAGGTCTGA
- the mutM gene encoding bifunctional DNA-formamidopyrimidine glycosylase/DNA-(apurinic or apyrimidinic site) lyase → MPELPEVEVVRRGLERWVAHRTVADAEVLHPRAVRRHLAGADDFAYRLKGHRIGVPRRRGKYLWLPLEDTDQSVLAHLGMSGQLLMQPHAAPDEKHLRIRVRFTEPQSPDAGPAGDTELRFVDQRTFGGLSLHDNTPEGLPDVIAHIARDPLDPLFDEEAFHQALRRKRTTIKRALLDQSLISGVGNIYADEALWRSRIHYERPTAGFTRPRTLQLLGHVRDVMNAALAAGGTSFDSLYVNVNGESGYFDRSLDAYGREGLPCRRCGTPVRRRAWMNRSSYFCPRCQRAPRAAS, encoded by the coding sequence ATGCCCGAGCTGCCCGAGGTCGAGGTCGTACGGCGCGGACTCGAGCGGTGGGTCGCCCACCGGACCGTCGCCGACGCCGAGGTCCTGCACCCGCGCGCGGTGCGCCGTCACCTCGCGGGCGCGGACGACTTCGCGTACCGGCTGAAGGGCCACCGCATCGGCGTCCCGCGCCGCCGCGGCAAGTACCTGTGGCTGCCGCTGGAGGACACGGACCAGTCCGTGCTGGCCCACCTCGGGATGAGCGGCCAACTGCTGATGCAGCCGCACGCCGCGCCGGACGAGAAGCACTTGCGGATCCGCGTCCGCTTCACCGAGCCGCAGTCCCCGGACGCCGGACCGGCGGGGGACACCGAGCTGCGCTTCGTCGACCAGCGCACCTTCGGCGGACTGTCGCTGCACGACAACACCCCCGAGGGCCTGCCCGACGTCATCGCGCACATCGCCCGCGACCCGCTCGACCCGCTCTTCGACGAGGAGGCCTTCCACCAGGCCCTGCGCCGCAAGCGGACCACCATCAAGCGGGCGCTCCTCGACCAGTCGCTGATCAGCGGCGTCGGCAACATCTACGCGGACGAGGCGCTGTGGCGCTCCCGCATCCACTACGAGCGCCCCACGGCCGGCTTCACCCGTCCCCGCACCCTGCAACTGCTGGGACACGTCCGGGACGTGATGAACGCCGCCCTCGCCGCCGGCGGCACCAGCTTCGACAGCCTCTACGTCAACGTCAACGGTGAGTCCGGCTACTTCGACCGGTCCCTGGACGCGTACGGCCGTGAGGGCCTGCCCTGCCGCCGCTGCGGGACGCCGGTGCGCCGGCGGGCGTGGATGAACCGCTCCAGCTACTTCTGCCCGCGCTGTCAGCGGGCGCCGCGCGCCGCGTCGTAA
- the smc gene encoding chromosome segregation protein SMC, with translation MHLKALTLRGFKSFASATTLRFEPGITCVVGPNGSGKSNVVDALSWVMGEQGAKSLRGGKMEDVIFAGTTGRPPLGRAEVSLTIDNSDGALPIEYSEVTITRTMFRNGGSEYQINGDTCRLLDVQDLLSDSGIGREMHVIVGQGQLDSVLHADPTGRRAFIEEAAGVLKHRKRKEKALRKLDAMQANLARVQDLTDELRRQLKPLGRQAAVARRAAVIQADLRDARLRLLADDLVKLREALQAEIADEAALKQRKEAAEAELRKALRREALLEDEVRRLIPRLRNAQQTWYELSQLAERVRGTVSLADARVQSATSAPPEERRGRDPEDMEREAARIREQEAELEAALEAAERALEDTVAHRAELERELAQEERRLKDVARAIADRREGLARLKGQVGAARSRAAAAQAEIERLAAARDEAQQRAVAAQEEYETLQAEVDGLDAGDAELAERHEDAKRRLAEAEAALTAAREAVTAAERKRAATQARHEALALGLRRKDGTGALLEAKDRLDGLLGPAAELLTVTPGHEAALAAAFGAAADALAVASPSAAADAIRLLRKQDAGRAALLLAGAPEPAPDELDPLPVGRHAAGLVDGPADLLPAVRRLLHGVVVVNTLEDAEELVHARPGLTAVTTEGDLLGGHFAHGGSAGAPSLLEVQASVDEAAAELEELAVRCEELAEAQEAAAARRRECAALVEELGERRRAADREKSAVAQQLGRLAGQARGAAGEAERAGAAAERAQEAFDKALADVEELAERLEAAEEMPFEEEPDTSVRDRLAADGANARQTEMEARLQVRTHEERVKGLAGRADSLDRAARAEREARARAEQRRARLRHEAGVAAAVAAGARQLLAHVEVSLARAAEERTAAEAAKARREEELARARTEGRDLKAELDKLTDSVHRGEVLGAEKRLRMEQLEAKALEELGVEPAGLVAEYGPHQLVPPSPPAEGEELPEDPEHPRNRPRPFVRAEQEKRLRTAERAYQQLGKVNPLALEEFAALEERHQFLSEQLEDLKKTRADLLQVVKEVDERVEQVFTEAYRDTAREFEGVFSRLFPGGEGRLVLTDPDNMLTTGVDVEARPPGKKVKRLSLLSGGERSLTAVALLVSIFKARPSPFYVMDEVEAALDDTNLQRLIRIMQELQEASQLIVITHQKRTMEVADVLYGVSMQGDGVSKVISQRLR, from the coding sequence GTGCACCTCAAGGCCCTGACCCTCCGCGGCTTCAAATCGTTCGCCTCCGCGACCACCCTCCGGTTCGAACCGGGGATCACCTGCGTCGTCGGTCCGAACGGTTCGGGCAAGTCCAACGTGGTGGACGCGCTCAGCTGGGTCATGGGCGAGCAGGGCGCCAAATCGCTGCGCGGCGGCAAGATGGAGGACGTCATCTTCGCCGGCACCACCGGGCGCCCCCCGCTGGGCCGCGCCGAGGTGTCCCTGACCATCGACAACTCCGACGGCGCCCTCCCCATCGAGTACTCCGAGGTCACCATCACGCGGACCATGTTCCGCAACGGCGGCAGCGAGTACCAGATCAACGGCGACACCTGCCGCCTCCTGGACGTCCAGGACCTGCTCTCCGACTCCGGCATCGGCCGCGAGATGCACGTCATCGTCGGTCAGGGCCAGCTCGACTCCGTCCTGCACGCCGACCCGACGGGCCGCCGCGCCTTCATCGAGGAGGCGGCCGGCGTCCTCAAGCACCGCAAGCGCAAGGAGAAGGCGCTGCGCAAGCTGGACGCGATGCAGGCCAACCTCGCGCGCGTGCAGGACCTCACCGACGAACTCCGCCGCCAGCTCAAGCCCCTCGGCCGCCAGGCCGCCGTCGCCCGCAGGGCCGCCGTCATCCAGGCCGACCTGCGCGACGCCCGCCTGCGCCTCCTCGCCGACGACCTCGTGAAGCTGCGTGAGGCGCTCCAGGCCGAGATCGCCGACGAGGCCGCCCTCAAGCAGCGCAAGGAGGCGGCCGAGGCCGAGCTGAGGAAGGCCCTCCGGCGCGAGGCGCTCCTGGAGGACGAGGTGCGCCGCCTCATCCCGCGGCTGCGGAACGCCCAGCAGACCTGGTACGAACTCTCCCAGCTCGCCGAACGGGTGCGCGGCACCGTCTCCCTCGCCGACGCGCGCGTGCAGAGCGCCACCTCCGCACCTCCCGAGGAGCGGCGCGGCCGGGACCCCGAGGACATGGAGCGCGAGGCCGCCCGCATCCGTGAGCAGGAGGCCGAACTGGAGGCCGCCCTGGAGGCGGCCGAACGCGCGCTGGAGGACACCGTCGCCCACCGCGCCGAACTGGAGCGCGAACTGGCCCAGGAGGAACGCCGTCTGAAGGACGTCGCGCGGGCCATCGCCGACCGGCGCGAAGGACTCGCCCGGCTCAAGGGCCAGGTGGGCGCCGCCCGTTCCCGCGCCGCCGCGGCCCAGGCCGAGATCGAACGGCTCGCCGCCGCCCGTGACGAGGCACAGCAGCGCGCCGTGGCCGCCCAGGAGGAGTACGAGACCCTCCAGGCGGAGGTCGACGGCCTCGACGCGGGCGACGCGGAACTCGCCGAGCGGCACGAGGACGCCAAGCGCCGGCTCGCCGAGGCCGAGGCCGCCCTCACCGCCGCCCGCGAGGCGGTCACCGCCGCGGAGCGGAAACGCGCCGCGACCCAGGCACGCCACGAGGCGCTGGCGCTCGGCCTGCGCCGCAAGGACGGCACCGGGGCACTGCTGGAGGCGAAGGACCGCCTGGACGGACTGCTCGGACCGGCCGCGGAACTGCTGACCGTCACCCCCGGCCACGAGGCCGCCCTGGCCGCCGCGTTCGGCGCGGCCGCCGATGCCCTGGCGGTCGCCTCGCCGTCCGCGGCGGCCGACGCCATCCGGCTGCTGCGCAAGCAGGACGCGGGCCGCGCCGCACTCCTCCTGGCCGGCGCCCCGGAACCCGCGCCCGACGAGCTGGACCCGCTCCCCGTGGGCCGGCACGCCGCCGGCCTGGTCGACGGGCCCGCCGACCTCCTGCCCGCCGTGCGGCGCCTGCTGCACGGCGTCGTCGTCGTCAACACCCTCGAGGACGCCGAGGAACTCGTCCACGCCCGGCCCGGCCTCACCGCCGTCACCACCGAGGGCGACCTGCTGGGCGGTCACTTCGCGCACGGCGGTTCGGCCGGCGCCCCCAGCCTGCTGGAGGTGCAGGCGTCCGTCGACGAGGCCGCCGCCGAGCTGGAGGAACTCGCGGTGCGCTGTGAGGAGCTGGCCGAGGCGCAGGAGGCGGCGGCCGCCCGGCGCCGGGAGTGCGCGGCCCTCGTCGAGGAACTGGGGGAGCGGCGCCGGGCCGCCGACCGGGAGAAGTCCGCCGTCGCCCAGCAGCTCGGCCGGCTCGCCGGGCAGGCACGCGGCGCCGCCGGCGAGGCCGAACGTGCCGGGGCCGCCGCCGAACGGGCCCAGGAGGCGTTCGACAAGGCGCTCGCCGACGTGGAGGAACTCGCCGAGCGGCTCGAGGCGGCCGAGGAGATGCCGTTCGAGGAGGAGCCCGACACCTCCGTGCGCGACCGGCTCGCCGCCGACGGGGCCAACGCCCGCCAGACCGAGATGGAGGCCCGCCTCCAGGTCCGTACGCACGAGGAACGGGTCAAGGGGCTGGCCGGCCGGGCCGACTCCCTGGACCGGGCCGCCCGCGCGGAACGCGAGGCACGCGCGCGTGCCGAACAGCGTCGCGCCCGGCTGCGTCACGAGGCGGGAGTCGCCGCCGCCGTCGCCGCGGGCGCCCGCCAGCTCCTCGCGCACGTCGAGGTGTCCCTGGCCCGTGCCGCCGAGGAGCGCACCGCGGCCGAGGCCGCCAAGGCCCGGCGCGAGGAGGAACTCGCCCGCGCCCGCACCGAGGGACGCGATCTCAAGGCGGAACTCGACAAGTTGACGGATTCGGTCCACCGCGGCGAGGTACTCGGCGCTGAGAAACGGCTGCGGATGGAGCAGCTGGAGGCGAAGGCGCTGGAGGAACTGGGTGTCGAACCGGCCGGGCTGGTCGCGGAGTACGGCCCGCACCAGCTCGTGCCGCCCTCGCCCCCCGCCGAGGGCGAAGAGCTGCCGGAGGACCCGGAGCACCCGCGTAACCGGCCCCGCCCCTTCGTGCGGGCCGAGCAGGAGAAGCGCCTGAGGACGGCCGAGCGTGCCTACCAGCAGCTCGGCAAGGTGAACCCGCTCGCCCTGGAGGAGTTCGCGGCGCTGGAGGAACGCCACCAGTTCCTCAGCGAGCAGCTGGAGGATCTGAAGAAGACCCGCGCGGACCTGCTCCAGGTCGTCAAGGAGGTCGACGAACGCGTCGAGCAGGTCTTCACCGAGGCCTACCGGGACACCGCCCGCGAGTTCGAGGGCGTCTTCTCCCGGCTCTTCCCGGGCGGGGAGGGACGCCTGGTGCTGACCGACCCCGACAACATGCTCACCACGGGCGTGGACGTCGAGGCGCGTCCGCCGGGCAAGAAGGTCAAGCGGCTGTCGCTGCTCTCGGGCGGCGAGCGGTCGCTGACCGCCGTGGCGCTGCTCGTGTCGATCTTCAAGGCGCGGCCCAGCCCGTTCTACGTGATGGACGAGGTCGAGGCCGCGCTCGACGACACCAACCTCCAGCGGCTGATCCGGATCATGCAGGAGCTGCAGGAGGCCTCGCAGCTGATCGTGATCACACACCAGAAGCGCACCATGGAGGTCGCCGACGTGCTGTACGGCGTCTCCATGCAGGGCGACGGCGTGTCCAAGGTCATCAGTCAGCGTCTGCGCTGA
- the rnc gene encoding ribonuclease III translates to MSTPKKNSADNQASSPTLLEGRLGYQVESALLVRALTHRSYAYENGGLPTNERLEFLGDSVLGLVVTDTLYRAHPDLPEGQLAKLRAAVVNSRALAEVGRGLDLGSFIRLGRGEEGTGGRDKASILADTLEAVIGAVYLDQGLESAAELVHRLFDPLIEKSSNLGAGLDWKTSLQELTATEGLGVPEYLVTETGPDHEKTFTAAARVGGVSYGTGTGRSKKEAEQQAAESAWRSIKAAADERAKAAQEAEQVVRAAEAEASGMSADASSASA, encoded by the coding sequence GTGTCCACGCCGAAGAAAAACTCTGCGGACAACCAGGCCTCGTCCCCGACGCTTCTGGAAGGGCGGCTCGGCTACCAGGTCGAGTCCGCCCTTCTGGTGCGTGCGCTGACCCATCGTTCCTACGCCTACGAGAACGGCGGTCTGCCGACGAACGAGCGGCTGGAGTTCCTCGGGGACTCCGTGCTCGGCCTCGTCGTCACCGACACGCTGTACCGCGCCCACCCCGACCTGCCCGAGGGCCAGCTGGCCAAGCTGCGGGCCGCGGTGGTCAACTCGCGTGCGCTGGCGGAGGTGGGCCGTGGGCTCGACCTCGGCTCCTTCATCCGGCTCGGCCGGGGTGAAGAGGGAACGGGCGGCCGGGACAAGGCGTCCATCCTCGCCGACACCCTCGAAGCGGTGATCGGCGCGGTCTATCTCGACCAGGGCCTGGAATCGGCGGCGGAGCTGGTGCACCGCCTGTTCGACCCGCTGATCGAGAAGTCCTCGAACCTGGGAGCCGGCCTGGACTGGAAGACCAGTCTCCAGGAGCTCACCGCGACCGAGGGGCTCGGCGTTCCCGAGTACCTGGTCACGGAGACCGGCCCCGACCACGAGAAGACCTTCACTGCTGCCGCCCGCGTCGGAGGCGTCTCGTACGGCACCGGCACCGGCCGCAGCAAGAAGGAGGCGGAGCAGCAGGCCGCCGAGTCCGCCTGGCGGTCCATCAAGGCCGCGGCGGACGAGCGGGCCAAGGCGGCTCAGGAGGCCGAACAGGTCGTCCGGGCCGCCGAGGCCGAAGCCTCCGGCATGAGCGCCGACGCCTCGTCGGCCTCCGCCTGA
- a CDS encoding CAP domain-containing protein: MGRHRRSDAGRAATSRAAGATRRDGSSGEGLDPRGAVPGGPPTMGTAPYLNPEAYAETYARTAAYLYATDDTAAPSGRTGSGGFPGSAPGPAPAAYGYAADTLAAPTVPGPRTAAYDFTDPSFSGDPVPEWDVTPRPRPRPTRTAVTSSVGADDRPGSGRRRKKRKPATPVRTGLLGVSAAVALGTVAVATGTVPGLENYKLGGDRGPSDNVQADGGVATNLPTEQGGTSGPAEPPSRDASAPASRDGGRSVSPTPSGAPSTSTAPTKAPEKERTPERTPERTESAAAPEKTERKAPARKATPEPERTAGDEGQGQFSVEAAAGAEVLRLVNAERAKAGCSPVTADSALTALATAFSNDMAKRGFFDHTDPDGDTPWDRAQAAGISNLGGENIARGQGDAEAVMEAWMNSPGHKANILNCDFKTLGVGVHMGPGGPWWTQNFGY; encoded by the coding sequence ATGGGACGCCACCGACGCTCCGACGCCGGCCGCGCCGCCACGAGCCGCGCCGCCGGGGCCACCCGCCGCGACGGCTCCTCCGGTGAAGGTCTGGACCCGCGAGGCGCCGTGCCCGGCGGCCCGCCCACGATGGGCACGGCGCCGTACCTGAACCCGGAGGCCTACGCGGAGACGTACGCCCGCACCGCGGCGTACCTGTACGCGACGGACGACACCGCGGCGCCCTCCGGCCGCACCGGCTCGGGCGGTTTCCCTGGCAGCGCGCCCGGCCCCGCTCCGGCCGCGTACGGCTACGCCGCGGACACCCTCGCGGCCCCCACCGTCCCGGGTCCGCGCACCGCCGCGTACGACTTCACGGATCCCTCCTTCTCCGGTGACCCGGTCCCGGAGTGGGACGTGACGCCCCGGCCGCGCCCCCGCCCCACCCGTACCGCCGTGACCTCGTCGGTCGGCGCGGACGATCGGCCCGGGAGCGGACGCCGGCGCAAGAAGAGGAAGCCCGCGACGCCGGTCCGCACCGGGCTGCTCGGGGTCTCCGCCGCCGTGGCCCTCGGCACGGTCGCCGTGGCCACCGGCACGGTGCCGGGCCTGGAGAACTACAAGCTCGGCGGCGACCGCGGCCCCAGTGACAACGTGCAGGCCGACGGCGGTGTGGCGACCAACCTGCCGACCGAGCAGGGCGGCACGTCCGGCCCCGCCGAGCCGCCGAGCCGCGACGCGTCCGCCCCCGCGAGCCGTGACGGCGGACGCTCGGTGTCCCCGACGCCGTCCGGGGCGCCGTCCACCTCGACCGCTCCGACGAAGGCGCCCGAGAAGGAGAGGACCCCGGAGAGGACCCCGGAGAGGACGGAGTCCGCCGCGGCCCCGGAGAAGACCGAGAGGAAGGCGCCGGCCCGCAAGGCGACGCCGGAGCCGGAGCGGACGGCGGGCGACGAGGGCCAGGGCCAGTTCTCGGTCGAGGCGGCGGCCGGCGCCGAGGTGCTGCGGCTGGTCAACGCCGAGCGGGCCAAGGCCGGCTGCAGCCCGGTCACCGCGGACAGCGCGCTGACCGCACTGGCGACGGCCTTCAGCAACGACATGGCCAAGCGCGGCTTCTTCGACCACACCGACCCCGACGGCGACACCCCGTGGGACCGGGCCCAGGCGGCCGGCATAAGCAACCTCGGCGGCGAGAACATCGCCCGCGGCCAGGGCGACGCCGAGGCCGTCATGGAGGCCTGGATGAACAGCCCCGGCCACAAGGCGAACATCCTGAACTGCGACTTCAAGACCCTGGGCGTCGGCGTCCACATGGGCCCGGGCGGGCCTTGGTGGACGCAGAACTTCGGTTACTGA
- a CDS encoding helix-turn-helix domain-containing protein: MTTTQPAPEDRDLPFNVFARSCPSRVTLEHVTGRWGALTLGALYEGSLRFNELRRRVDGVSEKMLSQTLHALERDGLVHREAQLTNPPRVDYELTPLGREVAERLLALIHLLEDRMDAVLEARERYDAARGAR; encoded by the coding sequence ATGACGACCACGCAGCCGGCCCCGGAGGACCGGGACCTCCCCTTCAACGTGTTCGCCAGGTCCTGCCCGTCCCGCGTCACGCTGGAACACGTGACCGGGCGCTGGGGGGCGCTGACGCTGGGGGCGCTGTACGAGGGGTCGCTGCGGTTCAACGAGCTGCGCCGACGGGTCGACGGCGTCAGCGAGAAGATGCTGTCGCAGACGCTGCACGCGCTGGAGCGCGACGGGCTCGTGCACCGCGAGGCGCAGCTGACCAACCCGCCTCGGGTGGACTACGAACTGACCCCGCTGGGCCGCGAGGTCGCCGAGCGTCTGCTGGCCCTCATCCACCTCCTGGAGGACCGCATGGACGCCGTCCTCGAGGCCCGTGAGCGTTACGACGCGGCGCGCGGCGCCCGCTGA
- the rsmD gene encoding 16S rRNA (guanine(966)-N(2))-methyltransferase RsmD yields MTRVIAGAAGGRRLAVPPGQGTRPTSDRAREGLFSTWQSLLGGPLDGERVLDLYAGSGAVGLEALSRGAGHVLLVEADARAARTVRENVKSLGLPGAEVRSGRAEQIVRTGPPEQPYDVVFLDPPYAVSDDDLREILLTLRSQGWLAGEAVVTVERSTRGGEFVFPSGFEAIRARRYGEGTFWYGRAASTCEDAR; encoded by the coding sequence ATGACCCGCGTGATCGCCGGCGCGGCCGGCGGACGCCGCCTGGCCGTCCCGCCGGGGCAGGGCACCCGACCCACCTCCGACCGGGCGCGCGAAGGCCTCTTCTCCACCTGGCAGTCGCTGCTCGGCGGCCCTCTCGACGGCGAACGCGTCCTCGACCTGTACGCCGGCTCCGGCGCCGTCGGCCTGGAGGCGCTGTCCCGCGGCGCCGGACACGTCCTGCTGGTCGAGGCCGACGCCCGTGCCGCGCGCACCGTCCGGGAGAACGTGAAGTCGCTCGGACTCCCCGGCGCCGAGGTGAGGTCCGGCAGAGCGGAACAGATCGTCCGCACCGGGCCCCCGGAGCAGCCGTACGACGTGGTCTTCCTCGACCCGCCCTATGCCGTCTCCGACGACGATCTCCGGGAGATCCTGCTCACACTCCGTTCCCAGGGGTGGCTCGCCGGCGAGGCCGTCGTCACCGTGGAGCGCAGCACCAGAGGCGGAGAATTCGTCTTTCCGTCGGGTTTCGAGGCGATCCGGGCCCGTCGTTACGGCGAGGGAACGTTTTGGTACGGTCGCGCCGCCTCTACGTGCGAAGACGCACGATGA
- a CDS encoding cell division initiation protein: MDVQKKLDEIVAAVSSARSMPMSASCVVNRAELLAMLDEVRAALPDSLAQAEELIGGREQMVEQARQEAERIISEAHAQRGSLVAETEIARRSQAEADRILAEARKEAEEIRAEADDYVDSKLANFEVVLTKTLGSVGRGREKLLGTGPGLDEQGYEDEDAPERSHDPETLRRNADAYVDVKLGAFEAVLAKTLEAVGRGRQKLHGRIASDDLGALADDTSTVQHSSDADYLADLASLAEQDAQGRRTEQQQPPQPYAPPEPAFPPASGYAPAGGAPVGQQADPYAGYQQQYGGVQDPYAQTTGGYGQADPYAAYQGYDGAQQAYDPGQAAQQVPQQAQQGYALDETSLFDTSMITPEQLEAYQRERGL, translated from the coding sequence GTGGACGTGCAGAAGAAGCTGGACGAGATCGTCGCCGCGGTCTCCAGTGCCCGGTCGATGCCCATGTCGGCGTCGTGCGTGGTCAACCGCGCCGAACTGCTCGCCATGCTCGACGAGGTGCGCGCGGCGCTGCCCGACTCCCTCGCCCAGGCGGAGGAACTGATCGGCGGCCGGGAGCAGATGGTCGAACAGGCCCGCCAGGAGGCCGAGCGGATCATCTCCGAGGCGCACGCCCAGCGCGGCTCGCTGGTCGCCGAGACCGAGATCGCCCGCCGCTCCCAGGCCGAGGCCGACCGGATCCTCGCCGAGGCCCGCAAGGAGGCCGAGGAGATCCGCGCGGAGGCCGACGACTACGTCGACTCCAAGCTCGCCAACTTCGAGGTCGTCCTCACCAAGACCCTCGGCTCCGTCGGCCGCGGCCGCGAGAAGCTGCTCGGCACCGGCCCCGGCCTCGACGAGCAGGGTTACGAGGACGAGGACGCCCCCGAGCGCAGCCACGACCCGGAGACCCTGCGCCGCAACGCCGACGCCTACGTCGACGTCAAGCTCGGCGCCTTCGAGGCGGTGCTCGCCAAGACGCTGGAGGCGGTCGGCCGCGGCCGGCAGAAGCTGCACGGCCGCATCGCCAGCGACGACCTGGGCGCACTGGCCGACGACACCAGCACCGTCCAGCACTCCAGCGACGCCGACTACCTCGCCGACCTGGCCTCCCTCGCCGAGCAGGACGCCCAGGGCCGCAGGACCGAGCAGCAGCAGCCGCCGCAGCCGTACGCCCCGCCGGAGCCCGCCTTTCCCCCCGCCTCCGGCTACGCCCCGGCGGGAGGCGCCCCCGTCGGGCAGCAGGCCGACCCGTACGCCGGCTACCAGCAGCAGTACGGCGGCGTCCAGGACCCGTACGCCCAGACCACCGGCGGCTACGGTCAGGCCGACCCGTACGCGGCCTACCAGGGCTACGACGGCGCCCAGCAGGCGTACGACCCGGGCCAGGCCGCCCAGCAGGTGCCGCAGCAGGCCCAGCAGGGGTACGCGCTGGACGAGACGAGCCTGTTCGACACCAGCATGATCACGCCCGAACAGCTCGAGGCGTACCAGCGCGAGCGGGGCCTCTAG